A single window of Flavobacteriales bacterium DNA harbors:
- the ilvD gene encoding dihydroxy-acid dehydratase, whose protein sequence is MSSKDLNKYSRVLTQDPTQPAAQAMLHAIGLTDEDLKKAQVGIASTGYEGNPCNMHLNHLATFVKEGASHAGLVGLIFNTIGVSDGISMGTPGMRYSLPSRDIIADSMETVVGAMGYDALVAVVGCDKNMPGSVMAMCRLDRPSIMVYGGTIAPGCYHDRKLDVVSAFEALGEKLAGKLNEEDFQGVIHNACPGPGACGGMYTANTMATAIEALGLSLPYSSSNPAESEAKKKECVAAGEAIKVLLEKNIKPSDIVNRKSFENAITLVMALGGSTNAVLHFLAIARAAGLKWGLEDFQAISDKVPFIADLKPSGRFLMEDLHIVGGVPAVMKVLLDAGYLHGDCLTVTGKTLAENLADVKPLAAGQEVIHALDKPIKATGHIQILYGNLAPEGSVAKITGKEGDHFEGTARVFNSEFEANDGIMAGKVKKGDVVVIRYVGPKGGPGMPEMLKPTSAIMGAGLGKEVALITDGRFSGGTHGFVVGHITPEAMEGGAIALVQDGDTISIDARNRVMEVKISEAELQQRKNKWVKPEPLHNQGILYKYAKSVSSASQGCVTDL, encoded by the coding sequence ATGTCGAGTAAAGATTTAAACAAGTACAGCAGAGTCCTCACCCAGGACCCGACCCAGCCAGCCGCGCAAGCCATGCTTCATGCCATCGGACTTACAGATGAAGATCTGAAAAAAGCTCAGGTAGGCATTGCCAGCACCGGTTACGAGGGCAATCCCTGTAACATGCACCTGAACCACCTGGCAACTTTTGTGAAAGAAGGTGCATCGCATGCGGGACTGGTTGGGTTGATATTTAACACCATCGGCGTCAGTGACGGTATCTCCATGGGTACACCCGGTATGCGCTACTCCCTGCCTTCCCGCGATATCATCGCTGATTCGATGGAAACCGTGGTGGGTGCCATGGGATACGATGCACTGGTGGCCGTGGTCGGTTGCGACAAGAACATGCCCGGATCCGTTATGGCCATGTGCCGGCTGGACCGCCCCTCCATCATGGTGTATGGCGGTACCATCGCCCCGGGATGTTACCACGATCGCAAACTGGATGTGGTTTCCGCCTTCGAAGCACTCGGCGAAAAACTGGCTGGCAAACTCAATGAAGAAGATTTTCAGGGTGTCATCCATAACGCATGCCCCGGACCCGGTGCATGCGGCGGAATGTACACCGCCAATACCATGGCAACCGCTATCGAGGCGTTGGGACTGAGCCTGCCTTACAGCTCATCCAACCCCGCCGAAAGCGAAGCCAAGAAAAAAGAATGCGTGGCGGCTGGTGAGGCCATCAAGGTGCTGCTCGAAAAGAACATCAAGCCTTCCGATATCGTGAACCGGAAGTCGTTCGAAAATGCCATCACGCTCGTGATGGCCCTCGGCGGTTCCACCAATGCCGTACTTCACTTCCTTGCCATTGCAAGGGCAGCCGGACTCAAATGGGGCCTGGAAGATTTTCAGGCCATCAGCGACAAGGTTCCGTTCATCGCCGACTTGAAACCCAGCGGTCGCTTCCTGATGGAAGACCTCCACATCGTGGGTGGCGTTCCGGCAGTCATGAAAGTTCTGCTGGATGCCGGTTACCTGCATGGCGATTGCCTGACCGTTACCGGAAAAACCCTGGCCGAAAACCTGGCGGATGTGAAACCGCTGGCAGCCGGACAGGAAGTCATCCACGCCCTGGACAAACCCATCAAAGCCACCGGTCACATCCAGATCCTTTACGGTAACCTGGCGCCGGAAGGCTCGGTGGCCAAAATCACCGGGAAAGAAGGCGACCATTTTGAAGGAACCGCGCGCGTATTCAACAGCGAGTTCGAAGCAAATGACGGGATCATGGCCGGCAAGGTGAAGAAAGGTGATGTGGTGGTGATCCGGTATGTAGGTCCCAAGGGCGGTCCGGGTATGCCGGAGATGCTTAAGCCGACCTCAGCCATCATGGGCGCCGGACTCGGAAAGGAAGTAGCCCTGATCACCGACGGCCGGTTCTCCGGAGGTACGCACGGCTTCGTGGTCGGGCACATCACACCGGAAGCCATGGAAGGAGGCGCCATCGCCCTTGTTCAGGATGGCGACACGATTTCCATTGACGCACGCAACCGCGTCATGGAAGTAAAGATCAGCGAAGCGGAACTTCAGCAACGAAAAAACAAATGGGTGAAACCAGAACCCCTGCACAACCAGGGAATCTTATATAAATATGCGAAATCCGTTTCCTCTGCTTCGCAGGGATGCGTGACCGATCTCTAA